The DNA region GGTTGATATCGGTGATGGTGCTCGCAGTCGACCTGGTCATCGCGCCGGCGACGCGTCGGTCCACCTCTTCGGGTGTGAGCGAGGCCAACATTGCTTTCCCCAGCGCCGTCGCATGTGCGGGTGCTGTCGCACCGACACGTGAGGGCACGCTTGTGGCGGAGTGGCCACCCATCTTGTCGAGGAAACACACCTGCCCTCTGTCGAGGGTTGCCAGGTGCACTGTCATACCCGTGCGCAGCATCAATGCGTGCAGCAACGGTGCGGCTGCTGATCTGAGGGCGTTGGCGTCGTCGTTGCTGCCGACCTGCAGCGCCCGTGGTCCCAGGCTGTAGCCCGAGCTGGTGCGATCGAGCCACCGGACTCGGATCATCTGTTCGATGATCCGGTGGGCGGTGGAGCGGGGCAGCCGGGTAGCTCGGGCGACGTCGTCGAGTGTCAGGCGGCTGGTGCGGTAGGGGAACGTGTCGAGGATCAAGCTCATCCTCTCGATCATCGAGGGCGGGAGCTGTGGACCCTGGGGGTGTGAA from Nocardia tengchongensis includes:
- a CDS encoding IclR family transcriptional regulator, which gives rise to MSLILDTFPYRTSRLTLDDVARATRLPRSTAHRIIEQMIRVRWLDRTSSGYSLGPRALQVGSNDDANALRSAAAPLLHALMLRTGMTVHLATLDRGQVCFLDKMGGHSATSVPSRVGATAPAHATALGKAMLASLTPEEVDRRVAGAMTRSTASTITDINLLHKQLSAIRDRNGIAFERGECFDDIACTAVAIRTPLDSTIGAISVTGKSDAQLKRVAPLVLDAARQVTAAIFPQP